The following are encoded in a window of Streptomyces sp. 11x1 genomic DNA:
- a CDS encoding Gfo/Idh/MocA family oxidoreductase, with amino-acid sequence MTFSLGIVGAGQFSGQFATLFQAHPGVGDVYVTDLLPERAETLVAAQQLAGTFPSYEAMLESKAVDAVAIFTQRWTHGPLVLQGLNAGKHVYSAVPMAITADETAAIIDAVGATGLTYMMGETSQYNPATVHARNRMAEGAFGRVFYAEGDYVHDMDLGFYEAYRYSGGEEWKRTASYPPLLYPTHSVGGVLGAWRTHAVSVSAIGVVDGRGDGVFDKEVSQFGNDFSNATALFEVAGGGSFRTNEFRRVGYPSQIRESRFRFFGTDASMEQLATVAFWQDKKGVEDISELLEPKPTLSPDDPSLQHIAPDLRAAFTSGSAPVHDRSRLPREFDHLHNGHEGSHHFLVDDFVTAVNTRTLPSVNAWVAARYTLPGIVAHESARQGGVRLEIPDFGDAPEA; translated from the coding sequence ATGACGTTCTCCCTCGGCATCGTGGGCGCCGGCCAGTTCTCCGGCCAGTTCGCCACGCTGTTCCAGGCGCACCCCGGCGTCGGCGACGTCTACGTCACCGACCTGCTGCCCGAGCGGGCCGAAACCCTCGTGGCCGCCCAGCAACTGGCCGGCACCTTCCCGTCGTACGAGGCGATGCTGGAGTCGAAGGCGGTCGACGCCGTCGCGATCTTCACCCAGCGCTGGACTCACGGGCCACTGGTGCTCCAGGGCCTGAACGCCGGCAAGCACGTCTACTCCGCGGTCCCCATGGCGATCACCGCCGACGAGACAGCGGCGATCATCGACGCGGTCGGGGCGACCGGGCTGACGTACATGATGGGTGAGACGAGCCAGTACAACCCGGCGACCGTGCACGCCCGCAACCGGATGGCGGAGGGCGCGTTCGGGCGGGTCTTCTACGCCGAGGGCGACTACGTCCACGACATGGACCTGGGGTTCTACGAGGCCTACCGGTACAGCGGCGGCGAGGAGTGGAAGCGGACCGCCAGCTACCCGCCGCTGCTGTACCCGACGCACTCGGTGGGCGGGGTGCTCGGTGCCTGGCGGACGCACGCGGTCAGCGTCTCCGCGATCGGCGTCGTGGACGGGCGCGGTGACGGTGTGTTCGACAAGGAGGTCAGCCAGTTCGGCAACGACTTCTCCAACGCGACCGCGCTGTTCGAGGTGGCGGGCGGCGGTTCGTTCCGTACGAACGAGTTCCGGCGGGTCGGTTACCCCTCGCAGATACGGGAGTCGCGTTTCCGGTTCTTCGGCACGGACGCCAGCATGGAGCAGCTCGCGACGGTGGCGTTCTGGCAGGACAAGAAGGGCGTCGAGGACATCAGTGAACTCCTGGAGCCCAAGCCCACCCTGTCCCCGGACGATCCCTCGCTCCAGCACATCGCGCCGGATCTGCGGGCCGCTTTCACCTCCGGTTCCGCGCCGGTGCACGACCGGTCGCGGCTGCCGAGGGAGTTCGACCATCTGCACAACGGGCACGAGGGCAGCCACCACTTCCTGGTGGACGACTTCGTGACCGCCGTCAACACCCGCACCCTGCCGTCGGTGAACGCCTGGGTGGCGGCCCGCTACACCCTGCCGGGGATCGTCGCGCACGAGTCCGCGCGGCAGGGTGGGGTCCGGCTGGAGATCCCGGACTTCGGGGACGCCCCCGAGGCGTGA
- a CDS encoding L,D-transpeptidase family protein, with protein MGDIGRRGAVALTITGLLTPLTLALGTAPAQAASCTTSTGPYQKQVEKFLGRTVDGKQSAGDCKAIKAFQAKHGITPTIGYAGSVTWGVMDLMNKQKAVGKNPNKAGKCPTNKGRIACVNLTLQLSWIQDGGKLVYGPVPVRTGRDGYETRTGLKKIYWRNIDHVSSIYHVPMPYAQFFDGGQAFHSVGVSMWNPPGSHGCTNMRKTDAKKYWSLLKKGDDVFVYGRKPGT; from the coding sequence ATGGGGGACATAGGCAGAAGAGGCGCCGTCGCACTCACGATCACCGGACTGCTGACACCGCTCACGCTCGCGCTCGGCACCGCGCCCGCGCAGGCGGCGAGTTGTACGACGTCGACGGGGCCGTACCAGAAGCAGGTCGAGAAGTTCCTCGGCCGGACGGTCGACGGCAAGCAGTCCGCCGGCGACTGCAAGGCGATCAAAGCCTTCCAGGCCAAGCACGGCATCACCCCGACCATCGGCTACGCGGGATCCGTCACCTGGGGCGTGATGGACCTCATGAACAAGCAGAAGGCCGTGGGCAAGAACCCCAACAAGGCCGGCAAGTGCCCCACGAACAAGGGCCGCATCGCCTGTGTGAACCTCACCCTCCAGCTCAGCTGGATCCAGGACGGCGGCAAGCTCGTCTACGGCCCCGTCCCGGTCCGCACCGGCCGCGACGGCTACGAGACCCGCACCGGCCTGAAGAAGATCTACTGGCGGAACATCGACCATGTCTCGTCGATCTACCACGTGCCCATGCCCTACGCCCAGTTCTTCGACGGCGGCCAGGCCTTCCACTCCGTGGGCGTCAGCATGTGGAACCCGCCCGGCTCCCACGGGTGCACCAACATGAGGAAGACCGACGCCAAGAAGTACTGGTCGCTGCTGAAGAAGGGCGACGACGTCTTCGTGTACGGCCGCAAGCCGGGCACCTGA
- a CDS encoding carboxymuconolactone decarboxylase family protein, with protein sequence MSNSESITRVALKKVTPDVSGAMGSLHGAAVSAARDAKVEPEILELLRIRASQINGCAFCLDMHTKDARAQGETEQRIYALSAWRETPFFSARERAALALTEAVTLVHDGHVPDDVYAEAAEVFDEEQIAALIWAATVINAYNRIAIATRMVPGSYQPAQK encoded by the coding sequence ATGAGCAACAGCGAATCCATAACTCGCGTGGCGTTGAAGAAAGTTACCCCCGATGTCTCCGGGGCGATGGGCTCCCTGCACGGTGCCGCCGTTTCCGCGGCCCGGGACGCGAAGGTCGAGCCCGAGATCCTCGAACTGCTCCGAATTCGTGCCTCGCAGATCAACGGCTGCGCCTTCTGCCTGGACATGCACACCAAGGACGCCCGCGCGCAGGGCGAGACCGAGCAGCGGATCTACGCGCTCAGCGCCTGGCGCGAGACCCCCTTCTTCTCCGCCCGCGAGCGCGCAGCCCTGGCGTTGACGGAGGCGGTGACGCTGGTCCACGACGGGCACGTGCCCGACGACGTCTACGCCGAGGCCGCCGAGGTGTTCGACGAGGAGCAGATCGCGGCGCTGATCTGGGCGGCGACCGTGATCAACGCGTACAACCGGATCGCCATCGCGACGCGGATGGTCCCGGGGTCCTACCAGCCCGCCCAGAAGTAG
- a CDS encoding aminotransferase class IV, producing MTQPAIAEGLLTWSPEHGLVPGQAQGGRLLVADSWLLRDGRVRGFDRHRERFVRSCGECGAPPLTQVVDFWQDMTGALPRTGEWFPRVELAAGSLELRVLLRHAPQLTAELRVWAAGQPDPRTVPRRKGPDLDALARVRRRAAGAEADEAVLIAPSGLVLEAANSSLLWWEEDTLCLPPPRLPLLAGVTTALVLEHAARTGVRVDHRERSLGELDGREVWLVNALHGIRPVVAWTGRPMTPGRAVRAPEWRRWLDGLMRPLPDH from the coding sequence GTGACACAACCCGCCATCGCGGAAGGTCTGCTGACCTGGTCACCCGAACACGGCCTCGTCCCCGGCCAGGCACAGGGCGGACGCCTCCTCGTAGCGGACTCGTGGCTGCTGCGCGACGGACGGGTGCGCGGCTTCGATCGGCACCGCGAACGGTTCGTACGGTCCTGCGGCGAGTGCGGCGCGCCGCCCCTGACACAGGTCGTCGACTTCTGGCAGGACATGACCGGCGCCCTGCCACGCACGGGGGAGTGGTTCCCCCGGGTGGAACTCGCGGCGGGATCCCTGGAGTTGAGGGTGCTGCTGCGGCACGCCCCGCAGCTCACGGCCGAGCTCCGGGTGTGGGCGGCCGGCCAGCCCGACCCGCGCACGGTGCCCCGCCGCAAGGGACCCGACCTCGACGCCCTGGCCCGGGTGCGCAGACGGGCGGCCGGGGCCGAAGCCGACGAGGCGGTACTGATCGCGCCCTCCGGTCTGGTGCTGGAGGCCGCCAACTCCAGCCTGCTGTGGTGGGAGGAGGACACCCTCTGCCTCCCGCCGCCCCGGCTGCCGCTCCTCGCCGGTGTCACCACGGCCCTCGTCCTGGAGCACGCGGCCCGCACCGGAGTGCGGGTCGACCACCGCGAGCGCTCCCTCGGCGAGTTGGACGGGCGTGAGGTGTGGCTCGTCAACGCCCTCCACGGCATCCGCCCGGTCGTCGCCTGGACCGGACGACCGATGACCCCCGGCCGGGCCGTCCGCGCCCCCGAATGGCGCCGCTGGCTGGACGGGCTCATGCGGCCGCTGCCCGACCACTGA
- a CDS encoding FAD-dependent monooxygenase — translation MTTPALVVGAGPVGLAAALALRAHDLPVTLLEADPEGRERPGSRALFVHRETLNLLEEIRPGLAAEIAGYGRTWHTRRTLYRGREVYARTFPPPTGTPPFTSLRQVDTERFLLAACREAGVEFVWDARITAVRTDPDGVTLTGEDGRTWTGIHAVAADGARSAVRRELGIPLEGTHGEGFHVVVDLADIPGAELPLERVFHYEHPALGGRSVMRVPFTGGFQLDLQCRDDDATEDYGTRKAVRRWLPDVVGDGYGERILWVSTYRFLRKVAADFADPHRRVLLAGEAAHLFPPFGARGMNSGIADAVAAARAIAEGTPEAVDSFAGIRRAAGLFNSAAAGTALDHLRPRRRIVRVKQRAAAALAPVVPRCGAWLEHAPYGPRHGAPAVAGRKY, via the coding sequence ATGACGACCCCCGCCCTCGTCGTGGGCGCCGGGCCCGTGGGGCTGGCCGCCGCCCTCGCCCTGCGCGCCCACGACCTCCCCGTCACCCTGCTGGAAGCCGACCCCGAGGGCCGTGAACGCCCCGGCAGCCGCGCCCTGTTCGTGCACCGCGAGACCCTGAACCTGCTGGAGGAGATCCGTCCGGGGCTCGCCGCCGAGATCGCCGGGTACGGGCGGACCTGGCACACCAGGCGTACCCTCTACCGGGGCCGCGAGGTCTACGCCCGCACCTTCCCGCCGCCCACCGGCACCCCGCCCTTCACGAGCCTCCGCCAGGTCGACACCGAGCGCTTCCTGCTCGCCGCCTGCCGGGAGGCCGGCGTGGAGTTCGTGTGGGACGCCAGGATCACCGCCGTACGCACCGACCCGGACGGGGTGACCCTCACCGGCGAGGACGGCCGGACCTGGACGGGCATCCACGCGGTCGCCGCCGACGGCGCCCGCTCGGCGGTACGCCGCGAACTGGGCATCCCGCTGGAGGGCACCCACGGCGAGGGCTTCCACGTCGTGGTGGACCTCGCCGACATCCCCGGCGCCGAACTGCCCCTGGAGCGGGTCTTCCACTACGAGCACCCGGCCCTCGGCGGCCGCAGCGTCATGCGGGTGCCGTTCACCGGCGGCTTCCAGCTCGACCTCCAGTGCCGCGACGACGACGCGACAGAGGACTACGGCACCCGGAAGGCCGTACGCCGCTGGCTGCCCGACGTCGTCGGCGACGGCTACGGCGAGCGGATCCTATGGGTGTCCACCTACCGCTTCCTGCGCAAGGTCGCCGCCGACTTCGCCGACCCGCACCGCCGGGTGCTGCTGGCCGGCGAGGCCGCGCACCTCTTCCCGCCGTTCGGGGCGCGCGGCATGAACAGCGGCATCGCGGACGCGGTCGCCGCGGCCCGAGCGATCGCGGAGGGCACCCCCGAGGCGGTCGACTCCTTCGCTGGGATCCGGCGTGCGGCGGGCCTGTTCAACAGCGCCGCCGCCGGCACCGCCCTGGACCATCTGCGGCCCCGGCGCCGTATCGTCCGTGTCAAGCAGCGGGCGGCGGCCGCCCTCGCCCCGGTGGTGCCCCGCTGCGGAGCCTGGCTGGAGCACGCGCCCTACGGCCCCCGGCACGGCGCCCCGGCCGTCGCGGGCCGCAAATACTGA
- a CDS encoding AMP-binding protein, with amino-acid sequence MADTLVPAERSAAMRDRLPTDRQPALAGRGFYLGSMFREAADRHGPVFVTLDRPLDVNPDIGTDLTYTVLADLVDELSGRLWEAGVRPSEEVVVHKTDNVDIVLLTCAVSRIGAVPVLLSPGLAGPVVGQLLERLHKPWLITDRAKLDGPLQDVDLTVLVRRTLGVDDAPGAEPLQKYQGAPTPAAVRLHPRDASLITHSSGTTGLPKLAVHCPNTMWNRLVPQKAMGWPTRGETAALHMSFVHSRFYHLLGVLLHFGSPLLLIIDPEPSNVGPLLARHRPGIVETHPNTFVLWEELADAPGAPLSRVRSYGSTFDAIHPRTVQRLLDASRRRSPWLIQLYGQSETGPVAFQWFTRRSAARADGRRVGIGIPGFTRVRVADDAGRRVAPGTAGRIEARTRGRILTYLGARDRYLRQLDSGWWQMGDMGYQSRWGALYLIDREIDQIDSVHSNLEVEDTLMSRLEELREVVIVPGADREPVPVVCVRGERPLDLLRWHEATADLPAMAEPRQWRFDELPMTSTWKVKRVEITRMLAESARA; translated from the coding sequence ATGGCCGACACCCTCGTCCCCGCAGAAAGGTCCGCCGCCATGCGAGACCGGCTCCCCACCGACCGGCAACCCGCCCTCGCCGGCCGCGGCTTCTACCTGGGCTCGATGTTCAGAGAGGCCGCCGACCGCCACGGACCCGTCTTCGTCACGCTGGACCGGCCCCTCGACGTCAACCCCGACATCGGCACCGACCTCACCTACACCGTCCTCGCCGACCTCGTCGACGAACTCTCCGGGCGCCTGTGGGAAGCGGGCGTCCGCCCCTCCGAGGAGGTGGTGGTCCACAAGACCGACAACGTCGACATCGTGCTGCTGACCTGCGCGGTCTCCCGGATCGGCGCTGTTCCCGTCCTGCTCTCGCCGGGCCTCGCCGGCCCGGTGGTCGGACAGCTCCTCGAACGCCTGCACAAGCCCTGGCTGATCACCGACCGGGCCAAGCTCGATGGGCCCCTGCAGGACGTCGACCTCACCGTCCTGGTCCGCCGGACACTCGGTGTCGACGACGCCCCGGGCGCGGAACCGCTGCAGAAGTACCAGGGCGCCCCGACCCCGGCAGCGGTCCGCCTGCACCCCCGGGACGCCTCCCTCATCACCCACAGCTCCGGCACCACCGGACTGCCCAAGCTGGCCGTGCACTGCCCGAACACCATGTGGAACCGGCTCGTCCCGCAGAAGGCGATGGGCTGGCCCACCCGGGGCGAGACCGCAGCCCTGCACATGTCGTTCGTGCACTCGCGCTTCTACCACCTGCTCGGCGTCCTGCTGCACTTCGGCAGCCCGCTGCTGCTGATCATCGACCCGGAACCGTCGAACGTCGGCCCGTTGCTGGCCCGCCACCGCCCCGGCATCGTCGAGACCCACCCCAACACCTTTGTGCTGTGGGAGGAGTTGGCCGACGCACCCGGTGCCCCGCTGTCCCGCGTCCGCTCCTACGGCTCCACCTTCGACGCCATCCACCCACGGACCGTGCAGCGGCTCCTGGACGCCTCGCGGCGCCGCTCGCCCTGGCTCATCCAGCTGTACGGGCAGAGCGAGACGGGCCCGGTCGCCTTCCAGTGGTTCACCCGCCGCAGCGCCGCCCGCGCCGACGGCCGCCGGGTCGGCATCGGCATCCCCGGCTTCACCCGCGTCCGGGTCGCCGACGACGCCGGGCGGCGGGTCGCCCCCGGCACCGCCGGCCGGATCGAGGCCCGCACCCGCGGCCGCATCCTCACCTACCTGGGCGCCCGGGACCGCTATCTGCGCCAACTCGACAGCGGTTGGTGGCAGATGGGCGACATGGGCTACCAGAGCCGCTGGGGCGCCCTCTACCTCATCGACCGTGAGATCGACCAGATCGACTCCGTGCACAGCAACCTGGAGGTCGAGGACACCCTGATGTCCCGCCTGGAGGAGCTGCGCGAGGTCGTCATCGTTCCCGGCGCCGACCGCGAACCCGTCCCCGTGGTCTGCGTACGCGGCGAACGGCCCCTGGACCTACTGCGCTGGCACGAGGCCACGGCCGATCTGCCCGCCATGGCGGAGCCGAGGCAGTGGCGCTTCGACGAACTGCCGATGACCTCCACCTGGAAGGTCAAGCGCGTCGAGATCACCCGCATGCTCGCCGAGAGCGCCCGCGCATGA
- a CDS encoding benzoate-CoA ligase family protein has protein sequence MTITTTSRPARRAADAGAPGNLAAHLAARAERRGWADRPAFHQGHRAWSHGEIHDLAARTATVLADHGVRPGDRVLLALPDSVTWVATFLALARLGAVAVLVNPELTPPELQFMAEDTNAVLWVTGPGLDTYRSAGIPTPRKERGAVTPAAPPRGRDQPRTSRTVKTAKQAPRLSSDQLSALSTTATPRKTAHPVDAHTPLYIQYTSGTTGHPKGVVHVHADPETYHDLIGRRLLRITPDDVTLSVSRLYFAYGFGNALVFPLFSGSSAVLVDRRPTPAAVDELVARHRVTLLYSVPSAYAALVTDLADGHQDCFASVRAAVSAGEGMPAGLGTRVTELLGAPVLEQIGSTEAGHAFCANSFDHNHPGTVGRPVPGFEVELRDRAGKPVPDGEAGELWVRGPTVTPGYLNRPEETARTLVGGWLATRDRAVRESDGTYRHLGRADDMEMVGGITVSPLEVEALLRTHPGVRDVAVAAVTDERGASRLRAFVVPVPPIGVGLEAELICMARDRLAAFKVPRSVSFVPTLPRTATGKLRRHLVRQGAW, from the coding sequence ATGACGATCACCACGACGTCCCGGCCCGCACGGCGGGCCGCCGACGCAGGCGCCCCCGGCAACCTGGCGGCCCATCTCGCCGCCCGCGCCGAGCGACGGGGCTGGGCCGACCGTCCGGCCTTCCACCAGGGCCACCGGGCCTGGTCCCACGGCGAGATCCACGACCTCGCGGCCCGCACGGCCACCGTCCTCGCCGACCACGGCGTCCGCCCCGGCGACCGCGTCCTCCTCGCCCTCCCGGACTCCGTCACCTGGGTCGCCACCTTCCTCGCCCTGGCCCGCCTGGGCGCGGTCGCGGTCCTGGTCAACCCCGAACTCACCCCGCCCGAACTCCAGTTCATGGCAGAGGACACGAACGCGGTCCTGTGGGTGACGGGACCCGGGCTGGACACATACCGTTCGGCCGGCATCCCCACGCCCCGTAAGGAGCGCGGGGCTGTGACACCTGCGGCTCCGCCGCGTGGGCGCGACCAGCCACGCACGAGCCGCACCGTGAAGACGGCCAAGCAAGCGCCGCGCCTCAGTTCCGACCAGCTGTCGGCTCTGAGCACCACAGCCACGCCCAGAAAGACGGCCCACCCCGTCGACGCCCACACCCCCCTCTACATCCAGTACACCTCGGGCACGACCGGCCACCCCAAGGGCGTCGTCCACGTCCACGCCGACCCCGAGACGTACCACGACCTCATCGGCCGGCGGCTCCTGCGCATCACCCCCGACGACGTCACCCTCTCCGTCTCCCGGCTGTACTTCGCCTACGGCTTCGGCAACGCCCTGGTCTTCCCGCTCTTCTCCGGCTCCTCCGCAGTTCTCGTCGACCGCCGTCCCACCCCCGCGGCGGTCGACGAACTCGTCGCCCGGCACCGTGTGACGCTGCTGTACTCGGTGCCCTCCGCGTACGCCGCCCTCGTCACCGACCTGGCGGACGGCCACCAGGACTGCTTCGCCTCGGTGCGCGCGGCGGTGTCGGCCGGTGAAGGCATGCCCGCCGGACTCGGCACGCGGGTCACCGAACTGCTCGGCGCCCCCGTCCTCGAACAGATCGGCTCCACCGAGGCCGGCCACGCCTTCTGCGCCAACAGCTTCGACCACAACCACCCCGGTACGGTCGGCCGGCCCGTCCCCGGCTTCGAGGTCGAACTCCGCGACCGCGCCGGCAAGCCGGTGCCGGACGGCGAGGCGGGCGAACTCTGGGTGCGCGGACCGACGGTGACACCCGGCTACCTGAACCGGCCCGAGGAGACCGCTCGCACCCTCGTCGGCGGCTGGCTCGCCACCCGGGACCGGGCCGTCCGCGAATCCGACGGCACCTACCGCCATCTCGGCCGCGCCGACGACATGGAGATGGTCGGCGGCATCACCGTCTCCCCGCTGGAGGTGGAGGCGCTGCTGCGCACCCATCCCGGCGTCCGCGACGTCGCCGTCGCCGCCGTCACCGACGAGCGCGGAGCCAGCAGACTGCGGGCCTTCGTCGTCCCCGTCCCGCCCATCGGGGTGGGCCTGGAGGCCGAACTGATCTGCATGGCCCGTGACAGACTCGCCGCCTTCAAGGTCCCCCGCAGCGTCAGCTTCGTGCCCACGCTGCCCCGCACGGCGACCGGCAAGCTCCGCCGCCACCTCGTCCGCCAAGGAGCGTGGTGA
- the pabB gene encoding aminodeoxychorismate synthase component I, giving the protein MKTLLIDNYDSYTYNLFQLIAEVNGEEPVVVLNDADDIPALGEFDNVVVSPGPGHPARARDFGIAARVIAEAEIPVLGVCLGHQGIAVGERADVEPAPWPRHGHLSTVRHNGRDLFRGLPQNFTVVRYHSLSVREPLPSALEATAWSEDGVLMGLRHRERPLWGVQFHPESILTDHGHRLLVNFRDLTAERAGSPRTENTAVAPVPGAHPAVPGPLAAAIPRPRRAPGSAYRLHTRRIAGAVDAEAAFTRMYADAPHAFWLDSSRVEPGLSRFSFFGDGGGPLAEVVRYDVDSGLCEIEREGRPTRRVRASVFDYLKRQLAGRKVDATGLPFDFTGGYVGYFGYELKADTGSANRHKAQTPDAAWLFADRLIAVDHQEGHTYAVCLSEDTPAACREAGDWLDTALAQLTFVGSDATVPLKAATAPYPRAAEPWLVRDRATYLADIDACKAELNAGTSYEVCLTNAARLPAPYDPYDFYRVLRRINPAPYASYLRFGDLDIAGSSPERFLRITRDGIAEAKPIKGTAPRGTSPQEDDRLRDELAADAKTRAENLMIVDLLRNDLGRVSRTGSVKVTRLMATETYATVHQLVSTVEGRLREGTDAVDCVRACFPGGSMTGAPKLRTLEIIDALETEARGVYSGALGYLGCSGGADLSIVIRTAVFQGGRMHLGAGGAIVLDSDPAAEYDEMLLKTAALMRAHREHASAPAVTEEPTR; this is encoded by the coding sequence GTGAAGACCCTGCTCATCGACAATTACGACTCGTACACGTACAACCTGTTCCAGCTGATCGCCGAGGTCAACGGCGAGGAGCCGGTGGTCGTGCTCAACGACGCCGACGACATTCCGGCGTTGGGGGAATTCGACAACGTGGTGGTGTCGCCGGGACCCGGCCACCCCGCACGAGCGCGTGACTTCGGTATCGCGGCCCGGGTGATCGCCGAGGCCGAGATTCCCGTCCTCGGCGTCTGCCTGGGACATCAGGGCATCGCTGTGGGGGAGAGAGCCGATGTCGAGCCCGCGCCGTGGCCCCGCCACGGTCACCTGTCCACGGTCCGGCACAACGGCCGCGACCTGTTCCGGGGCCTGCCGCAGAACTTCACGGTCGTCCGCTACCACTCGTTGTCCGTGCGCGAGCCGCTGCCGTCGGCCCTGGAGGCGACCGCCTGGTCCGAGGACGGCGTCCTCATGGGGCTGCGGCACCGCGAACGGCCGCTGTGGGGCGTCCAGTTCCACCCCGAGTCGATCCTCACCGACCACGGTCACCGGTTGCTGGTGAACTTCCGCGACCTCACGGCGGAACGGGCGGGCAGCCCCCGTACCGAGAACACGGCGGTCGCTCCCGTCCCCGGTGCCCACCCCGCCGTGCCCGGCCCTCTCGCGGCCGCCATCCCCCGCCCCCGGCGGGCCCCCGGTTCCGCGTACCGGCTGCACACCCGTCGCATCGCCGGCGCCGTCGACGCCGAGGCCGCCTTCACCCGGATGTACGCCGACGCGCCGCACGCCTTCTGGCTGGACAGCTCCCGCGTCGAGCCGGGCCTGTCGCGGTTCTCGTTCTTCGGCGACGGAGGCGGCCCCCTCGCCGAGGTCGTCCGCTACGACGTCGACAGCGGCCTGTGCGAGATCGAACGCGAGGGCCGGCCCACCCGCCGGGTCCGGGCGAGCGTCTTCGACTACCTCAAGCGGCAGTTGGCCGGCCGCAAGGTCGACGCGACGGGCCTGCCCTTCGACTTCACCGGCGGCTACGTCGGCTACTTCGGCTACGAACTCAAGGCCGACACCGGCTCCGCGAACCGGCACAAGGCCCAGACGCCCGACGCGGCCTGGCTGTTCGCGGACCGGCTGATCGCGGTGGACCACCAGGAGGGCCACACCTACGCGGTCTGCCTCTCCGAGGACACCCCGGCGGCCTGCCGCGAGGCCGGCGACTGGCTCGACACCGCGCTGGCCCAGCTGACCTTCGTCGGCTCGGACGCCACGGTCCCCCTGAAGGCGGCCACCGCGCCCTACCCGCGCGCCGCCGAACCCTGGCTGGTCCGCGACCGCGCCACCTACCTCGCCGACATCGACGCCTGCAAGGCGGAGCTGAACGCGGGCACCAGCTACGAGGTCTGTCTGACCAACGCGGCCCGGTTACCCGCTCCCTACGACCCGTACGACTTCTACCGGGTGCTGCGCCGGATCAACCCCGCCCCGTACGCCTCCTACCTGAGGTTCGGCGACCTCGACATCGCGGGCTCGTCACCCGAGCGCTTCCTGCGGATCACCCGCGACGGCATCGCCGAGGCCAAGCCCATCAAGGGCACCGCGCCCCGGGGCACCAGTCCGCAGGAGGACGACCGGCTTCGCGACGAACTGGCCGCCGACGCCAAGACCCGTGCCGAGAACCTGATGATCGTCGACCTGCTCCGCAACGACCTCGGCCGCGTCTCGCGGACGGGCTCCGTGAAGGTCACCCGTCTCATGGCCACCGAGACCTACGCCACCGTGCACCAACTCGTCTCCACGGTCGAGGGCAGACTGCGCGAGGGCACCGACGCCGTGGACTGCGTCCGGGCCTGCTTCCCCGGCGGTTCGATGACCGGAGCGCCCAAACTGCGCACCCTGGAGATCATCGACGCGCTGGAGACCGAGGCGCGCGGCGTGTACTCGGGAGCCCTCGGCTACCTCGGGTGCAGCGGCGGCGCGGACCTCAGCATCGTCATCCGTACCGCCGTGTTCCAGGGCGGCCGTATGCACCTGGGCGCGGGCGGAGCGATCGTCCTCGACTCCGATCCCGCCGCCGAGTACGACGAGATGCTGCTGAAGACGGCGGCACTGATGCGGGCCCATCGGGAGCATGCCTCCGCCCCGGCCGTCACCGAGGAGCCAACGCGATGA
- a CDS encoding antibiotic biosynthesis monooxygenase gives MSRIPVTVTVAYQVVPGREADFHSWGWAALRTSAQQPGFLGGGVLVDGEADWHVVYRFDSEDSVRTWENSVVWAQLSARADPLAQETGRRSIVGSRAWFDAQAARAPTPAGPPGPPPKWKLWLVNSSAVFPPVFLFNQAILPYLNDLNPLFRTLLLCLTVAAIVTWILMPRLQRFLKKWLYPPLQALRGRHKRRTA, from the coding sequence GTGAGCAGGATTCCCGTTACCGTCACCGTCGCGTACCAGGTGGTGCCGGGGCGTGAGGCCGACTTTCACTCCTGGGGGTGGGCCGCGCTGCGTACGAGTGCGCAGCAGCCGGGTTTTCTGGGAGGTGGCGTGCTTGTCGACGGAGAGGCTGATTGGCATGTGGTCTACCGCTTCGACAGCGAGGACTCGGTCCGGACCTGGGAGAATTCCGTGGTCTGGGCACAATTATCGGCCCGCGCCGACCCATTGGCGCAGGAGACGGGTCGTCGGAGCATCGTGGGTTCCAGGGCCTGGTTCGACGCCCAGGCCGCGCGGGCCCCGACACCGGCAGGCCCGCCGGGGCCACCCCCGAAATGGAAACTCTGGTTGGTGAATTCCAGTGCGGTCTTTCCGCCCGTGTTCTTGTTCAACCAGGCAATACTTCCCTATCTCAACGACCTGAATCCGCTTTTCCGTACACTTCTGCTGTGTCTGACCGTGGCAGCCATCGTCACCTGGATTCTCATGCCGAGACTCCAGAGATTCCTGAAGAAATGGCTGTATCCGCCGTTGCAGGCGTTGCGTGGTCGGCACAAACGACGGACCGCCTAG